Within Actinoplanes sp. L3-i22, the genomic segment GGTCGAGTCCCTTGTAGTTGTCGAGGCCGCCGCTGCAGAGCTTCCCGTCCGGCACGACGTCCCGGTCCTTGCCGTTCACGTTCGCGATCCGCAGGTTGTCGAACGCGCCGATGAACCCGTTCGTGGCGACCTTGGCCGCCTTGCACGCCGCCGCCGAGGTCTTGATGCCGTTGCCCGCGCAGGCGGCGGACCGGCTGATCGGGGTGATCGGGGCGCCGTGGGCGAGTGCGGGCACGGCCGGTACGGCGAAGGGCGCCACCGCGAGAAGCAGAGCGGCGGCGCGGAGGCGGCGGACGGACACGGGATTCCCCCAGGCGGGTCACACGACCGGGACGTTCCCGGTCACCCGGGGATACGGAGATCCGGCACCGCTCGTTCAGCGAGCCCCCGGCTGTGATTGCATGACCGAGTCCGGTAACACCATTCGGGAGGACCCATGAACAAGCCCGACGTCGGTCAGATCCCCGACGAAGCGCCCGCCGATCTCGTGATCGAGGACATCGTCGAGGGCACCGGCCCGGAGGCCAAGCCCGGCGAATTCGTCAGCGTCCACTACGTGGGTGTCGCCCAGTCCACGGGCAAGGAGTTCGACGCCTCCTACAACCGTGGCGAGGCGCTCGGTTTCCGGGTCGGTGGCCAGCAGGTCATCGCCGGCTGGGACCAGGGCGTGGCCGGCATGAAGGTGGGCGGCCGGCGCAAGCTGACCATCCCCCCGCACCTGGGCTACGGCGCGTCCGGCGCCGGCGGCGTGATCAAGCCGCACGAGACCCTGATCTTCGTCGTGGACCTGGTCGAGGTGCACTGATTCCCGGCTGATCAGGAGGGCCCGGGGGCGTCCCCGGGCCCTTGGAGCAGACCCGACAGCCCGGCGGCCTCCTCCGCCTCCAGCCGCGCGGTGGTCGCCTCCTCCTCGGCGAACCGGGCCTCCTCGGCCAGCACCTCGGCGGCGACCTCGGCCACGTGCGCCGCGCGCCGCTCCTCGACCGCCTCGACCAGCGCCGCCGAGTAGCGCAGCTTGGCCTCCTCGATGTCCTGGTCCATCTGTTCCACCTCGGCCTCGTCCGGCCGGGTGTGGTGCCAGATCCGGTTCAGCTGGTCCACCGTGATGTCGCCGCGCCGGTACGCCTCCAGAGCCGCCCGCTCCACCAGCGTGCGGCTCTCGTCCTTCGGCCCGGTCCACGCGTCCCACTTCGCCCGCTGATAGCGCTCCTCGGCCTCGTCGCGTACGTCGTTCGCCTCGGTCGCCCGTTCCCGTGCCTCGTCGGCAGCCGCGACCGCACGCTGTGCCGCCGCCCACACCTCACCGGCGCCGCTCTCCAGCTCCACGACCTCCGGCGCCATCTCGGGCGGCGGAGGGGCGGGCGCGCGACGGCCGGCGAAGACGGCCATCCCGCCGAGCGCCAGCACGGCGAGCAGGAGCAGCGCCAGCGAGATCCGCGCTGCCTCGATCCCCGTTCCACTCACGTTCCTCGACGCTAGTAGGAACGTGAGTCAGACGCACATCGGGGGTTCGTCCTCGGGAGCCGGGGCGGGCGGCCACGGCTCGTCGATCGGGATCACCGCGCGTCCTTCAGCGCGGCGCAGCCGCCGGTCTCGTCCGGCAGGAACGGCCGGAAGGTGATCCCCCACTGCTTGCCGCCGGAGGTCCACGGGGTCCGCGCGTTCGCCTTCGCGGCCGCGGCCAGCACCGTGTCCTTCTCGGCGCCGGTGACGGTGACGCAGGACAGCTTGGTGTCCGGGTTCAGCACCGCACCGGGCAGCGCCGGGCCGGGCCAGGCGATGTCGGCCTGCTTGGCCTGCGGGTCGGGCACGTACGTCTGGACCAGCGCGGCCACCGCGTCCGGCGCATAGGCGACCGGTGCCGGGGAGCCGGTCTCGGCGAAGGAGGTCAGCTCCTTCGCGTAGGCGGCGAGCTTCTTACGCGCCGCCTGCTGGGCCGCGGTCAGGTTCG encodes:
- a CDS encoding FKBP-type peptidyl-prolyl cis-trans isomerase gives rise to the protein MNKPDVGQIPDEAPADLVIEDIVEGTGPEAKPGEFVSVHYVGVAQSTGKEFDASYNRGEALGFRVGGQQVIAGWDQGVAGMKVGGRRKLTIPPHLGYGASGAGGVIKPHETLIFVVDLVEVH